In Dendropsophus ebraccatus isolate aDenEbr1 chromosome 13, aDenEbr1.pat, whole genome shotgun sequence, the sequence caatgtgcacatccccttaagGGGAAATCTGGCAGTGACGACAAGGAGTTAACACATATCAGTGATGGAATTCATGTCATATCGGGAGGccgcaataaataacattttctgaaagtttcaaatgggaccaagtaacaatcatcctaaccaacccgatgttctctgttacagagacgacaagtacccgctctacagttgggtcccgagcctggagaccatcgtgtaagtatgaagaagcagcagaggtataatcatccatctacatgatatcacaatatgagtccatttatatctgtgttccccgCCCAAAACTCACATctgtatattcacatatccccaaaactatggggcagatttaacacacgagctggtttctgatctatatacagtgagactgacgaagacGAGGAAGATAacgcggctgcggacatcccctggtgagggctcaaaccttatagtattgtgaatacatgctTATTTTTTAACCATCTTGTATAGAGAGGAGAgtgtggggaggacaggatagggggcgctctagttagacatagaatcatatttttttatttattttaactgcatcttcccctatagactcTGATCATCGTGAAGATGTctctaaatatcattattgtcgttctgccagaaaactgatgtctctaatgtgtctggttttcactatcttctctattctatcactaacaggagcgaggacgacacagaggaggattcggaggattgggagtaagtatctcatagtctcgtcttaaaaaacaagcctatgaaaattacagtgttaggagtttttttaaagggctaattcagcaaaaaaattctttcaaatcagctgaagccagaaagtgccaaagatgtgtaattcacttctattaaaaaaatttccttctcagcagctgtaggttctgcaggaaatggtgtattctttccagtctgttgctctctgacatctaagtctgggacaggaactgcccagagcggtagcaaatccccatagaaaacctctcctgctttccacaatagaaagactaccacttcctgcaggacataagagaaacagattgctgaactcagggagaccagccaaatgacaacactgccggctgctagtgaaagcgctcattgcagtgaagtcctaggtgcattgccccctgggaaacatcaatatgaaaaagaagagcctgtggagcctcaatgaagagtctcaaaacacaggactagccagatatccctccgggaaggacccagccaaggggcagctcctgttaggaaaccaccaaaaccaccatattaagtgggcctataagtcaatgtaatgacaagggataaaccaaggctaggtaaccatccacagatagctgtttggggtgttgcccctcatcaatgtggagcaggattgctgtacgtcctacaggacatacagcaactgagaagtaatggaggacttgagattctttaatggaagtaaattataaatctctggcactttctggcaccagctggttagaaagaaaaaaacttttttgctgaactatccctttaattttacattagttgtattttttctagcaAACTTTGTAGCCTTttgtttaaatgtaaaactaaaaatgtaaaacttgtgtgaccctataattcctcccctatagacaccgatcacaGCGCGGATGCAGTTCTGCCAGAAAAATGATGCCTgtaatgtgtgtctggttttcactatcttctttaTTTTATCACTAACAGCAGCGAGGAAGACACCGATGATGAAGATgaggacgattgggagtaagtatctcatagtaaacaagtgtttgaatctttcttgggtagttcaggaaaaaaacaaactttcaaatcaactggtgccaaggagtgcgagagatttgtaatttacttctaataaaaaaaaaatctcaactcttccagtacttatcagctgctgtatgtcctgcaggaaatggtgtattctttccagtctggcatagtgctctctgatgccacctctgtccatgtcaggaactgtccagagcagtagccaatccccatagaaaaccccctcctgctctccaggctcgaaagaaaacaccacttcatgcaggacatacagcagctgatcagtaatggattttttcataaaatataaatgtctggcattttctggcaccagttgatttgaaagaatttttttttgctaaactacccctttaattttacattactTGTATTGTTTTCTAGTAAACCTTACAGCATTTCGGTTAAATGATGTGTATTTCTTGTGTCTGATTTTGTGGTGTTtccccatagcagagcatgtgattcaCTGGTTTCTTTTTAACGCTGGAattacacatggcagtttttttttggaaagctgccattgcagtttttaagccaaaaccagaaatggattcaaagtaatgggtacaataaaggaagcgcttatatatctcctacctgccggatccactcctggctttggctcaaaaattacagtggaagatttccaaaaaaactgtcttgtgtgaaaccaacctcaatcacataaactgtaaagtaaaaaacaaaaactttcacaaaacacacaacacatatgtaaagaaaagacgccatacctagagcacacaccaaggttcCAAAGTGACGAAAAACACCAAGCAGACAAAAGCATTGATGGCGGTGACTTTCCCATCTCATCCGGCTCCAGCATTTTTCTGCAAATAAGAAAAGGGACGTTTTTGAGCCGGATACCAGAAGTAACAGCCTTGTAGACATACACACGGTGATATTCCCAGGCACTCATTTACAATTTGTCTCAACTAAatctcctctatcatcatgactgacagccaagccaaaacaatcagtcacgttcataggggaaaggctgggggggggggggctaggagaGAGAGAAGCAGTGGCACCTTACAGGTTAAGCCACACCTTTAAGACacttacaggtacacaggagggaTCTGAGGCCTAGTAATATCCCATTGGGTATTTTAAAtaatgtccattggtttaatataaaaaagtaagaagactttttttttaaggtgaactcaCATAATGTACATTAAACATAGTTTGACCaagattttgtgcaaaattttcacaaaaatattccaacccaaatgcccagtgctaacagcacatttatagtcagatcatctggtctaataaatctgggccagtggatttccaatgtacatgtttctataaaacctcccccaacatgcagcacttggaggactgacatcccctttataatatgcaattttttttatcatgtaataggtggaagatagACGTGATGGAGGCGCCGtggatattcaggtaattacactacatGAAAACAGTAATAaagtcaaataaatcatttttacagtatttttttttttttttacttgttattttacttgcttcaccccataaaagCATAGAATAAACAGTGATCATATGTGGCccaaaatgacatgtcaattcttccggcggatggtggaatccacccgaccatagaatggagtctatggcacaaacGGTGATGGGGGACGAGCTGCGGAATATGTGGTGGGATATGCGcatgggttccgtagtgtgaatgcaccgCACCTTAAGGCCATGGGCCGCAGATGAACTttcgggccgcagtgttctgatgcgggcacatcagcgcgtgcccacatcagaacttctcacagcacacaatgaagcaagcggacgAAGGGGAGGGATCGGTGcgaggggggcgatcgggcatGCGGGCCaccggccagcggggggttaaaggggccgggtccagtACGTGTTAAACTATCCTTAAGGGGACAACTGGCAGTGATCCCAAATAAATATCATTGATGGAATTAATGTTATATAGAGAGGCGGCAATAAAtagcattttctgaaagtttcaaatgggaccaagtaacaatcatcctaaccaacccgatgttctctattacagagacgacaagtacccacTGCAcggttggatcccgagcctggagaccatcgtgtaagtatgaagaaccagcagagatataatcatccatctacatgatatcacAATATGATTCCATTTATATCACTGTTCCCCGCTCAAAACTCACGTATGTATATTCCCATATCCccaaaaactatggggcagatttatatatGTGCACCCCTGAGTACATTGAGAAAGAGgcacaaaaagctgtggcctccatctgctactaatttatcatggtttatgccgaaaaacagggaaaaaccagggcagaaacctacacctgctgcggagcacttgtagatttctgcagctgccttgtggtaggtacaggtcctgctggatttacactggtcctaataaatgtctatatatatttatacacacaagctggtttatgttctatatacagtgagactgacgaagaggaggaggcggacgaGGCAGAGGACAATTCCAGGTGAGGACTCAAAGCTTATTGCATTGtgaatacatatttattttttttaccatcctgtatagagtgaggagcggcaggaagacaggatgtgtgtgtatgtatatatatatatatatatatatatatatatatatatatatatataaatacacaagctGGTGAatgttctctacacagtgaaatcgacgacgacgaggaagatggcgcggctgcggacatccccaggtgagggctcaaagcttatagtattgtgcatacatgtttttttttttttttactatactgtatagagaggAGCGGCAGAAAGAcaggatgtatatgtatatatatatatatatatatatatatatatatatatatacatatatacaagctggtttatgttctctatacagtgaaatcgacgtcgacgaggaagaggacgaggctgcagacccccccaggtgagggctcaaagcttatagtattgtgaatacacgtttatttttttcccatcctgtatagagagaggagcagtgggagggccggatagggggcgctctagttagacatagaatcatatttttctatttattttaacagcatttattcacattacaaactgctgacactggaacttagttgttaaggtccccatacactttatacttttgctggctgtacctgcaatatacagtactatatggttattgtatagagcagtgtacagctcactacattactattgcaatcactttctttacaataaactctataatctgtaatataacaatacatttatatatgagatggtttacattctatacacagagaagaagaggaggacgacgAGGACCAAGGGACGAccatggagatccccaggtaatgaaacaaaacttataacattgtgaatgcaaggaattgttatttacaatcctgtatatagagagaggacgggGGGCACTCTATTTAGAGgtgggatctaatttctattgtgtGTAATAgtgaatagtatattactgcaggtgtgagtagagctggtaaaagagcattgtttctatataatgtgctcagaagttctggtttccttacactaaccattgatttccctccatttcttggtcacttctcctcggcagaagcagcagcaggaggagatccatcttatccaggtaaatataagggatgatacacttacatgataacacacctctatagctgcactgtatatcctcatgtcatcactatatattatattatcagtcacatataataaccacgaaaagcctcatgtacataatacagacatacaagtgacatggtgccgcctgtatcacacccactaggatagcactgagtcccctctctccagtgtaatgtctattccccatcactgctgatgggtctgatctcaggaaagtcatgctgctttttctccttcccttatagactgcgggcgctgttctgctgctgctgcgccaccacggaggagtaaaggtgagtacccaaaatcccatcacacctcagatcacttttattctgactgtatatttatatggagcctatatatgtaacctgtcattattaacacattgcttgttatatatcctatctaggtaacaccgcgccgccagagtgaggagaagacacccgaccatctggagctgtctggaggaggaggcgtccggaacatcaagtggtaaatgggacgcccataacatccggaggacacatttaccacacatgggggaggaggagccccccttttaccatcagagataggaggaatagacactcacaacacctagaggggtctggaggaggtgcccttaaaggggttatcttggtaactaaaaaggcgtttccttcctcgccggcgtctcacttctggtttggtctcctctcacaccatcatcttcttatctggcaaaacggaggcggcctgagacagtgggccaggtactttgttgtgattgttgcatgtgggtgaaactagtggcggtcaatgtacaaacaatgttgccgatgtcatcacaacattgtgcgtacattgaccactgctggcggcgagtttcacccacatatggtgatcacaccatagtacctgatctactgtctcagacctttgccagctcagaagatgttggaatgagatgagtccgaactagaaatgagatgctggtaatggtggaaatatcttttcagctccccagataaccccttttaacatcaagtggtaaatggggcaCCCATACCATCCGGAGGATATATTTACCacatatgggggaggaggagcccccttttaccatcagagacaggaggagtagacactcataacacctagaggggtctggaggaggtgcccttaaaggggttatcttggtaactaaaaaggcgtttccttcctcgccggcgtctcacttttcgtttggtctcctctcgcaccatcatcttcttatctggcaaaacggaggcggcctgagacagtggggcaggtactttgttgtgattgttgcatgtgggtgaaactagtggcGGCCAatatacaaacaatgttgccaatgtcatcacaacattgcgcgtacattgaccactgctggatgcgagtttcacccacatgtggtgatcacaccatagtacctgatctactgtctcagacctttgccaggtcagaagatgttgggatgagatgtgattgaactggaagtgagatgctggtaatggtggaaatatcttttcagctccccagataaccccttttaacatctagaggcaaattaggggcccgtaacatcaggaggatttatttgcctcacatgggggaaggaggagccccccttttaccatcaaagataggaggactagactctaagaacacctagaggggtctggaggaggcgcccttagataagttagctagggagctagaaggcattatctttccttttgtctctcctctggtttggtgtcttctcattctacactatctgacttggcataaaggcagcgggctgagacagtggggcaggtactgggctgtgattgtcacatgcgggtgaaaccagtggtagccaatgtacacacgaTATTCCATCATTCTGCATATATTGGCTACTACCGgcgggactggtttcacccacatgtggtgatcacaccatagtacctgatctcccacctcagccgccacctctatgccaggtcagaagttgtcaggatgagatgtcaccaaactggaagtgagatgccggtgagagaggaaaggaaatgcctgttcagctccccagataaccactgtaacacctagaggcaaatgaggcgccattaacctcattggggttcatttgcctcaaatggggaggaggaggccccctataacatcagaaaaagggggagaagactcctttaaccccctcccgcccgtAAATTCACGTCTgctggcatcagaaaccaccaccacctcctgatgaccctctacaccccaggagcagccggtgagtatttcccatctggcTCCCGGAGAGctcaggaataatagctgcttgttgtagccctggggccattgacaccagtgatcttaccacagcgctattatccctgaactctccgctacaggcctggtaagtatcgcacctcacagacacatgacaactacacacacacacacacacacatatatatatatacacataaacatgcactacacatagatagcggctgtgatcctgggacttgctctgatcgccacatttggggtcgggaaggaatttttccccttgaggacaattgactcttccctcttaggggtttttgccttcctcaggatcatctcagcctcacagtccccacagtcatacatgtaaaattactctccctataacttgaaataaaatatctttttttgcccctttacatctttgtgtctgtgtctttacttccaggtagtgtccggatcattccgcacatggtgataccaagtctcgctgtttttagttacatttttatttgaaaaatgggaaaaagcgggtgagttaaattttcatcaagtgggcagttttcttatatttttatttaacatttttaaagatttcctattatttggacaaacttctgatatgtcatagtgacatgctagaagattgtgtgggtggggaaaaggtgctgagacccttactgattgctagaatgaaggggcagaagtgcagtaggttaatcgcccctcataagtagatgcccccggtagttaggcaatttccccattaggtgtgtgtgtgtgtgtgtgtgtgtgtgggggggggggtgttaccccctattgcagtacacaacgcatgtcacTGTACTCTTGCTTTACTTGATGAAAGTCTTTGATACTTGCTTAAACATGTGGTctacactatggtcataagaaggaaaaaacacagtggaccatggaagcaccaagtcacatgatcaggcacaggtgacaagtatccattaccgctacacaaagaacaatacagccaataataccgccattcagtggtcagaatcatttgtacacaagtcatcacactgccgactatatgagagagtaaagcactgatcagaggatctcgaggatcggtcagctctcctgacatgtctagtttaggaaaaactcatattacggaaagcaattgtggagcgtctcttgggagcactctgcattgtgtcactccttttattcctgctggaaatgtatgaataaatggtcgactatttgcatacaaaaatacatacatttttttttataaagttatcttagaaagtaatgtaactttattaaagcaatgtaatagtaatttaaggggggtatttttgagtctccagaacaatcctttatttgtttggcaaaaccacactaaaaaccttaaagaggttatccatgattagtaaaacatgaccgtattcctatagaaacagcaccactcctgttctcagtttgtttatggaattgAAGCTCAGATCcgctgaagtgaatggaactgagttgtaataccacacacaacctgaggacacgtatgtcgctatttttggaagaatgtttttctaatcctagataatttctttaaagcgaatctgtcatccattgaacacctacagaactaatgacagtgttatacactttgtactgcaatgttaagggaaactattactactggtgatatctctcacacagggcgctgaggatgaagttaagtttcttcccttcatccttagcacaatttctgtgatattatgagttaaatccctatgttataagttgttttggtgcactgggggcggggctacagctccaacatgaactgatctgccccctggccgctcaaccccccctaatgaatatcagcagagcgggctggacagtgcaccaaaacaatttattagcatacggattaatctCCTAATATAACAgaaacggtgccgaggatgacagcaagaatcctactcatcctcagcgctccgtgcactataggaacatatagtttttcataaggtttaataaatctcccccaatatctttattttccatcttcgtatcttttgtttcctaaaaatattttgcagcactccagtcaaggagggattaagtgcagcagaaatcttgtgggattatttgtcaaagggaaaatctgtgccatttccgcaccactaaccacagtggaaatctaatgtgggtctatgtatgaggtgatacctgcggctcagccgtctctgtccccatctgatcctcaggggcgtcacgcccgctcctcatctgccggacgttctccagttgttgagctttttgtcagtctcctccatagcttcatattctacctgtatccttctcctgctgctccaggggatgaggccttcacagcctggcctgaaAACCAGTCACCAAAGAAGGGAATTTAGCAGAAGAATGACCAAGAAGTTCCCCTATTTAGTAGTGTCACGTGTGCGTCCAGCTACCTTCTTCTCAGCAGGATCCAAcatccatttttatagccacgTTCAGACAATCTGTCCAACACTTGGAGTTTTTCTTGTAGCCACATCCCCTCACCAGAGCAATTACGTTTTGCTCTTGTGAGTTCCCCTAGTGGTTCAGCTTTAATTGTGTGTGGTGGATGGCATGATTGGGCGAACAGGATAGTGTTGGCAGCTATGGGCTTGTGATACGTGTTGGTACTCACTGTCTGTTCGTGTATATTGCCAACTAAAGTTAAGTCTAAAAAGGAAATGCtttaggtattccactccaatgtgAACCTCAAGTGTAAGGGATTGGCATTAAGATAATCACCAAAGGCAGGTATGGCGATGTAGCGGCCAGTTTTTCTTGTACAGGCAATGAACATGTTGCCCGACCTCCACGTGGCGGAGACAGACGTAATATGCTCCTAAACCGCAAAGCTTTTTGGATTTTTACTTTGGGCACCCGACATCCAAATGGTCTCAACCACTTCTTtgctaacattatatatatattttttatatgtgcacacatgtgcagatgtctgagaggtccaccacccagaggggcgtgaccaGGATAATAGGTTTCACGGGAACGGGTAAATAgaatttctttattatgaaccaaccaccccagtttcgccctggatttttcactgttgcccagagtacccctttaatttcaatagccaacatacagcctgctgcagccatagcacacacacatacacacatagcctgctgcagccatagaacacatgcacagcctgctgcagccatagcacacacacacacacacacacacacacacacacacagcctgctgtagccatagcacacacacacacataacctgctgcagtcatagcgcacaaacacacagtgtACACGATTTatggtttctcctcctccttcttattacactgctgctcatatacattcatccagcatccaggaagagaacagcacagatctccccccaaacaatggactcttcaagctcagaaacaaactgacaaatagtgaccgacaactttttcccgatcacccttatctaataggggcagtgtcctatttgaatgttgctcataaaatatattgatgatcaaaacttataaaatttatatcaaaacaatTCTCAAAATTTTTAAGAttatttaaaagctggagtcgaagTGGGTACATTTTTTTATGACTCcgactccacccaaaactagctccgagtttacagccctggtataaagtaggtcagacaaacagtgcagacaatgttcctgtaactgcacactcaccttagttggttgtgcactaagcacagctctatgcagagctattatatccaggggaatcagtacagctggccgggatgcactctagtcagcgactaggtgtaacagggatgaatagaccctggcttggattacgccagatagcacaata encodes:
- the LOC138770550 gene encoding protein rpi-1-like — encoded protein: MGPSNNHPNQPDVLYYRDDKYPLHGWIPSLETIVETDEEEEADEAEDNSSEIDDDEEDGAAADIPSEIDVDEEEDEAADPPREEEEDDEDQGTTMEIPRSSSRRRSILSRLRALFCCCCATTEE